From a single Callithrix jacchus isolate 240 chromosome 5, calJac240_pri, whole genome shotgun sequence genomic region:
- the DDRGK1 gene encoding DDRGK domain-containing protein 1: MVAPVWYLVAAALLVGFILFLTRSRGRAASAGQQSLHNEEELAGAGWVSQPRPLEPEELRAGSRPRRRRDLGSRLQAQRRAQRVTWAEADENEEEAVVLAQEEEGIEKPAETHLSGKIGAKKLRKLEEKQARKAQREAEEAEREERKRLESQREAEWKKEEERLRLEEEQKEEEERKAREEQAQREHEEYLKLKEAFVVEEEGVGETMTEEQSQNFLTEFINYIKQSKVVLLEDLASQVGLRTQDTINRIQDLLAEGTITGVIDDRGKFIYITPEELAAVANFIRQRGRVSIAELAQASNSLIAWGREPSAQAPA; encoded by the exons ATGGTGGCGCCCGTGTGGTACTTGGTAGCGGCGGCTCTGCTAGTCGGCTTTATCCTCTTTCTGACTCGCAGCCGGGGCCGGGCGGCATCAG CTGGCCAACAGTCACTGCACAATGAGGAGGAGCTGGCAGGAGCAGGCTGGGTGTCCCAGCCTCGGCCCCTGGAGCCTGAGGAGTTACGAGCTGGAAGCAGGCCCCGGCGCCGGAGGGACCTGGGCAGCCGCCTGCAGGCCCAGCGGCGAGCCCAGCGGGTGACCTGGGCAGAAGCAGATGAGAATGAGGAAGAAGCTGTCGTCCTAG CCCAGGAGGAAGAAGGCATCGAGAAGCCAGCAGAAACTCACCTGTCAGGGAAAATTGGAGCTAAGAAACTGCGGAAGCTGGAGGAGAAACAAGCACGAAAGGCCCAGCGTGAG GCAGAGGAGGCTGAACGTGAGGAGCGGAAACGCCTGGAGTCCCAACGCGAAGCTGagtggaagaaggaggaagagcgGCTTCGCCTAGAGGAGGAGCAGAAG gaagaggaggagaggaaggcccGTGAAGAGCAGGCCCAGCGGGAGCATGAGGAGTACCTGAAACTGAAGGAGGCCTttgtggtggaggaggagggcgTGGGAGAGACAATGACTGAGGAACAG TCCCAGAACTTCCTGACAGAGTTCATCAACTACATCAAG CAGTCCAAGGTTGTGCTCCTGGAAGACCTGGCTTCCCAGGTGGGCCTACGCACTCAG GACACCATAAATCGCATCCAGGACCTGCTGGCGGAGGGGACTATAACAG GTGTGATTGACGACCGGGGCAAGTTCATCTACATAACCCCAGAGGAACTGGCCGCCGTGGCCAACTTCATCCGACAGCGGGGCCGGGTGTCCATCGCCGAGCTTGCCCAAGCCAGCAACTCCCTCATCGCCTGGGGCCGGGAGCCCTCTGCCCAGGCCCCAGCCTGA